From Zea mays cultivar B73 chromosome 3, Zm-B73-REFERENCE-NAM-5.0, whole genome shotgun sequence:
gggtatgaacaacctccacatcggagagcctgcgggacgacaaactccgggcgactcgccagcgacctctgcagcagcagcgatggtcccggGACGGACGCTGCCGccagaaggctctcgttcgtgtccccactcaagggacgagaaccagacattaaagccaaagagctggaGGTTGGTCCGCGGGtagcactgacggtctcgtcagcggagaagctttctccagctgccaccacctcagcaccgacggcggcgtccacctgtccaccaacaccgcactGATGAGCGCcggtcgccccaaagcgcaccggcaggtcctcactcccatcctcgccacgaaaacgaggacagaggacggaatgttgcaccctggctgggcagcaacagtttgccttccccggcatggctggagggcgcctcctccgcagagctggaggatggtttccacccccagaagctggaagaagaggtggcccgccgacccgtgcgggaggtagagctccggctcgcctcgctctccaccccagcaaggatgatgaagatccttgaagctgagggcagggcagaggtcgtagcccgacttgcttctccccaccctcaaactggtggtcaccgtcttgggtgaccatcggcgaggggatgcagccgggccacctgatgaaaatccttgaagccgagagatggctgaaaggtaccaacttccgcgaagttgcgttcctccaacgacgacaagacgaaagcAATGCGGgccctccccatccgggggcttggaaggtggaaggacgcgacgcATGAGGAAAGCGCGAAGGCATGGCTGCCGCCCAagagggtcgccctccttttaaaggcgactcttcccacttgcgtcctcaaccgtcgcggactgagtcttcaccaacacgctccaaggtcctccccctacgacacgggggctgggtcccacgcgtcatgcaagctggcccaggacagaaggggccaaaccgccgcgcgcggagcgcgcaactgcccagcggttacaagcactcctctactttcgcccagaccagcgggtgaaagggcggaccgccatgcaggcggcatgcaaccgcaccaagggggcgcaccctttcgacttcgacgtgcctagcatggaggcccaggcccacacatcatgtaaccgacgcgccggttactacgtgcgagaaactgcaccgccacttgcgccagtatcgcgccttctcgactgtggaaccagtgccgcgactcgaggcaaccctgcgcatggcccaacagtgccaaccgagcacatcggtcacgggtcagtcagccgcgggagaaggcgcgatggtcgatatggccaaaagtgggctggcagcaatggcggcggcaggcgggcggaagcagcagtcaagtcgtctacagggtcacgtcccctcctgggatagcgagagagccctctcccacggcgtgaagacgacgcgctcgtgttccgttcctcgaacggcttgcgcacgcacaacggctgccgcgtgaaccactcgtcccgtcgcattaactctgcggcaggacaggcgacacctttggcaggcgaagcgggcgacgcttcacctccgccataatgaccgcgtcaaaaaaaggtgcgccacatcgttcaaattcgtatctttttcctcttcctctttctctctcttgctacagggaccgggaaaggggacactccgaaagggatccttctccgcgaaggaagcgggccccgagccctcctactgatcagaggttcgaaggctggcccctcggaagggttcgacagccgcctcagagcactcgggctccgtgcccactactggtcagaggttcgaaggctggcccctcggaggggttcgacagccgcctcagaccactcgggctccgcgcccactattgATCAGGGGTTCCTAGGATGGCCCCCGAAGGCTTggacagctgcctcagagcacgcagagcgagggatgactctgggtacgtccgatacatggccaaggctcgggctacgctcccgaggtaccctaggacatttccgagaccagcaggagcgattctgtaatggaaccccatcagagggaggcatcgagcccttgaaccctatcaaacgggaccaggtccggcaaatcacctgcaggtacttttggagcgcgcctctgggccactagccgacccttatcgaacggggcacgggcgtccactcggatcacccgttagcaactcactggagacaccatgttcggcaccctccgagggcaacatggtgctttccccctcctccttgcggaaaggcgacgcaggggcgtatgaaaaaagccgagtcagtccttgaccgtcctctcgctctgtgcggaggctcgggggctgctctcgcaaacccggctccggccaaaccgttgacagcgtcaacataccagcccgagaacttggaacctgactatgcacccgggcaacgaccagttcgcatgagggaacaaccagaccggccgaagcatcacgaaacgcgctaagacctcgaaggattcaaaccactcctccgaggcctcgggggctacacccggcgggtgcgcttgcgcacacccaccggaacaaaatgcaaccgagaaaggcaggtcctcttgcaaaaaagtgtgacaaaagcctccaagcgagtaccaacactcccttcgaggctcgggggctactgtcggggaccataattaggggtacccccaagactcctaatctcagctggtaacccccattagcacaaagctgcaaaggcctaatgggcgcgattcaggtcaaggctccgtccactcaagggacacgatctcgcctcgcccgagcccagcttcgggcaaaggcagccgacccaggaggattcacgtctcgcctgagggtcccctcaagcaacggacgcaccttcggctcgcccgaggcccaggcttcgtggagaagcaaacttggccagatcgccacgccaaccgaccgtatcgcaggagcatttaatgcaaggatcgactgacaccttatcctgacgcgcgctcctcagtcgatagggccgaagtgaccgcagtcacttcgccgctccactgagcgaccagacaggaaaacagcgccgcctgccctgctccgactgctgtgccactcgacagagtgaggctgacagcagctaagtccagcctcgggcgccataggaagctccgcctcgcccgaccccagagctcgggctcaacctcgacgccagacgacggactccgcctcgcccgaccccagggctcggactcagcctcgacctcggaagacggactccccctcgcccgaccccagggctcggactcagcctcgacctcggaagacggactccgcctcgcccgaccctagggctcggactcagcctcgacctcggaagacggactctgcctcgcccgaccccagggctcggactcaacctcgacctcggacgacggtctccgcctcgcccgacccccggggctcggactcaacctcgacctcggacgacggtctccgcctcgcccgatccccgggcacagactcgacctcgacctcggaggagcctccgcctcgcccgacctcgggctcggaccgaccatgtcacaggggggccatcattaccctacccctagctagctcaggctacggggaacaagaccggcctcccatctggctcaccccggtaaacaagtaattatggcaccctgcgtgctccatgacgacggcggctctcagccccttacggaagcaaggagacgtcagcaaggatccgacagccccgacagctgtgctcctactgggctcaggcgctcctccgacggccacgacatcacatgaacagggcagcgacacctctccaacagccacgtcggcatgtacttagggctctggctcctctctgctagacacgttagcacattgctacatcccccattgtacacccgggccctctccttacgtctataaaaggaaggtccagggctctcgtacgagaaggtggccgcgcgggagaacgggctggcggacagtctctctctctctccctcgcgaacgcctgTAACccactactgcaagcgcatccgccctgggcgcgggacaacacgaaggcagcgatttccccttactgtttctcccccctttgtgtttcgtctcacgccgacccatctgggatgggacacgcagcgacaatttactcgtcggtccagggaccccccggggtcgaaacgccgacacctctTTTCTTTGTCCAACACTGTCACCTCTGCCTCAAGCGGTCTGCGCTTGATGAAAGACATTTTCAAACCTCTGGTCTTTTCATGCAATGTCTTCATCACAACTGGGATTATCATGTGGCCATGAAACCTCTCAAGTGCAATTCTTTGACGCAACTCAAACTTTACCATAAGCATTTGTCGAATCTTATCTGGCAACTCCACCAAATGAAGCCCCTTTGTTTTTCTGATCCATGCATTGAATGACTCCACCAAGTTATTGTTCACATAGTCCACCTTGCACCCTTCACCAAATTTGCTTCTAGCCCATAGATATTTGTGATGACTTTCAATGTATATTTTTAACCTAGAGTTTGTGTACAGTTGATTCACATGATAGTTATGCTTTCTAAGGCTATATGTCAATGATGTTGGCCATAAGTTGTCATCAATCAACTTTCCCTTGAATGATTTGCCCAAGTTTGAAGCAAAATGCTTCATGCATTCCCTATGCTCTACTCCAGGAAACACATAATCCACTGCAGTTTCTAAACCCTTGCAAGCATCTGTGTGTATAGTCAATCCATGTGGAAACCCTATAACCTGACGCAAATTCTGTTGGAACCATGTCCAACTTTTTGTTGACTCTGGCTCGAGGACACCATAAGCCATTGGAAAGAGCCAATTATGTGCATCAATGACACAAGCAGCTACTAACTGGCCTCTAAACCTCCCATAAAGAGCTGTTGCATCCACTGCTAAATAAGGCCTGCAACCAGCTAAGAACCCACTCCAACATGCTTTGAATGAAACGAACACCCTTCTAAAACATTCTTTGTTCAAAATCTTTCCATTCACTTTATAATCCACCGTATGATGGTCAATCTCAACAACACTACCTGGGCACGCCTTCTCCACTTCAACTTTGAAAGTGAATAATAAGTTAAAGCTTTCCTTCTATGGGCCATAAATCTTGTCAAGAgccgtttccttgccataatacACTCTCATGTAAGGCACCAAAATTTTGTACTTCTCTTTAATCTTCTTTACCAGTTCAGTTGTACCAATGCATGCCTTATCTGTCACCCATTCTAATATTGCATCTGCACACCATCTACTTTTAGCTACCTTATGTGACCCTTTTCTTTCACTTGGACAAGTGTGAGGAGATGGATTCACTTTGACCTGAATAATTGTACTATTCCGCATACAGGAAGCATGTATCCTCCACTGACACCTCTCAAATGCGCAATGAACAGTCATTCTTGTTGGCTCACTCTTTTCAATTACATAATCATACTCACCTTTGATGCAATAGGTAGCAAGTGCATTCCTAAATTCGATCATCGATGcaaatgtgttgtcttcttttaaGGATGGATTATCTCTGTCATAATCATTTCTTGGTACATCATCACCCTCTCCTTGCTCATCCACCCCCATAGCTATgttttcctcctcctcctcttcatCAGTCTCTTCAAATTGTGCCCCTGTGAAAATGTCTCCATCATAGTCCTCAAATTCTAGCATATCCCACTTGTCAACAAACTCAGGATACTGTCTCTCATCATCATCAGGTGCAACAACTACTTCTATTGGTTCAACCTCATCATTGGGAATAATATGATCCATCCTATTTCATAGCAAATGACGACGTTAAGAACCCACATATACAACACCTATTTTAGTAGCCAACATTTACAGAGAGTAGAGGGTTCTGCTCCTAACCTAGAGGAGAGGAGCAGGTACTGCTGCCTGGCTGGCGGGCGTGGAGGAAAGGTACAGCTGCCTGGCCACCGGGCGTGGAGAGTTGCTCGAAGCACGTGATGCGGTGCTGTTGCTATCAAGAGCCGAGATTGTGCAGTAGGCAAATGTCGAGAAGATCGCGCTGCCTGCCCGGCAGGCGTGGAGGAAAGGTATAGCTGCCTGGCCGTGGGgcgtggagagttgcttggagcacgTGATGCGGTGCTGTTGCTGTCAAGAGACGAGATTGTGCAGCAGGCAAATGTCGAGAAGATCGGCGACTAGATCTCACACACGAGCAGCAGGCCGGACATTGGCAGGGCTTCTAGAGTGCGAGCAGGGGCGCGGACCCGTGGGAGGCAACGAGAGCGCGGGGCGCAGATCAACTGGAGGCGGCCGGAGCGTGGGGCACGGAGCAGCGGGAGGCAGCCGTAGCTCGGGCCACGCAACCGCTGGAGGCAACGACGGTGCGGGATGCGGTCGCGCGGACCCTCGGGAGGCGCGGGGCACGGAGCAGCGGAGGCGGCCGGAGAGCGGGGTAAGGATCGACGGCGGCTTGCTCCCTCCTAGCGGCGCTTTCCTCCCTCCCGGTGGGTCGCTCAGACAGAGGCTTCGGTGGGACGCCAGCCATGAAGCAGCCTGGGGCTTGCTCCCTCCCAGCGGGCGCGGCGTGGCTGCTTGCTCCCACCCGTCAAGGCGCGTGGCTTGCTCCCTGCTTGCACGGGCGGGCGGCCCCGAAGCATGGGTGGCTGGCGGTGGCGTCTGTTGCGGCGGCTTCGGGCGGGTGGGGGATTGACGACCCAAGATTGACTGTCAGCTACGGCGGCTTCGGGCGGGCGAGCGGAGTGGGCTAGGGCTGTCAGCCACGGCGACTCTAACGGAGACGGCCTGAGGGCGTCTCACTGAGGAAAGAAACGTACGCGTGGGTAAAACTGAGCAACCCATAAAACTAAGGGTAGCACTGAGCACCTGGTCACAACTAAGGTCACCCATGTAAAAACCCATTATATTTCTCCAAGTTTTGAGATATGTCATTAGATAGTTCGACTATCCATGCCATTTGTATATACATCGCTTACATGGGCTCACTGTCATTCATGTATGCATACTTGCACGTCTATGCCTGAGTCTACCCGCTCCGTTAGATTGGGGTTGTTGTCGCTCTCTTCCCATTGTCCTGGTTCCTCTTTCCTTTCCACCTTCAACGATGAACTGTAATTGTTTCTTAAGATGACGATGATGACAATAAGACGAAGCTAGACGATGTTATTAGAGGAGGTGTGGGCAACTTAGGAGGCAATGGCTGGGGATCTCAGAGGCCTGAGAGGCGCCACGTGTGCACCTAGGCTGATGGAGCCCCCAATGGTGTTCCACAACCTTTTGTGGAGGTGGTGATGGAGGACGACGACAACCATAACCATCATTGGTGTTTTGTGACCTTTTGTGGAGGCAGTGATGGGGACGACGACAACAGGTACCTTTAAGTGGTACCAAGTGGCAACAGCTACATCTAGGATATTGCATCAAGGTTTATTAAAGAGGATGATCTAAGCAAGAGAGTGATCAGGATTCTCCTTAGGtgcagaattggaagaaccaataGGTGCTTCTAGTTGAGATACCACGTCTGATTGTCTACCAAGATGTATTTTAGTTTCAATGATAACTATTCTATTTCAGACCATGGGTCAGCCTTGGGAATATATTAGAGTAACCTAGGAGAATAAGTGTACCAGACTAAAACTCAATATTTAGTTGTCACGAGAGTTCCTCTGGCTGCAAGACAAAATTTTAACTACTACGACTAGGGTCCTGTTTGGCACaacttattttcagcttcttcacaaatttaaacAGAAGTTCTGCCAAACAGCTAGCTTCTGCAACAGCTTATTAGTTTAGCTGCTTCTCAGAATACACTAAAAGCAGCCAAAGCAGAAGCTATTTTcaccagcttatcagataagctgctttttcaatAAGCAACagttgtgccaaacagggcctatgCTCAGAGTCTTGGACATCTCGAAGATTATGTTATACAATATTGAAAAAGATTAAACTATAAGCTAACTATAAATTGTGTCTACTACTAGTGGATGCATTGAGCTCgctaggggtatttatagcccaacaTGTGCTTTTGCTT
This genomic window contains:
- the LOC109945110 gene encoding uncharacterized protein, whose protein sequence is MDHIIPNDEVEPIEVVVAPDDDERQYPEFVDKWDMLEFEDYDGDIFTGAQFEETDEEEEEENIAMGVDEQGEGDDVPRNDYDRDNPSLKEDNTFASMIEFRNALATYCIKGEYDYVIEKSEPTRMTVHCAFERCQWRIHASCMRNSTIIQVKVNPSPHTCPSERKGSHKVAKSRWCADAILEWVTDKACIGTTELVKKIKEKYKILVPYMRVYYGKETALDKIYGP